From a region of the Triticum aestivum cultivar Chinese Spring chromosome 7D, IWGSC CS RefSeq v2.1, whole genome shotgun sequence genome:
- the LOC123167711 gene encoding 3-ketoacyl-CoA synthase 5-like: MGQAMPIAVLVLAMTIVVLNTTHLLSLSPIHLLLVGVLPAVVAAAYLMNRPRTVYLVDYACFLPSPSWRFPISTFVEHVQLMPFFDDPSVRFMARTLDRSGIGNETSLPPAQHHIPPRISLNDCRAEAEQVIFSAIDDLFAKTGIAPDTVQVVVVNCSVFAPEPSLADTIVRRYGLRSDVRSVNLSGMGCSAGVISAGLAAGLLRAMPRGRGGRALVVSTETITPNFYVGKERAMQLSNVLFRVGGAAALLSTAAEDKARARFRLAHLVRTTTAGADEGASYGCIFQEEDGEGNAGVNLSKELLSVAGNALKANITELGPLVLTLSEQLRFLWSLVAPRNLRKVKGRWRWVVRPRVPDFLTAVDHFCIHSGGRAVIDKVQRSLGLSDVHVEPSRMALHRFGNTSSSSVWYELAYVEAKGRMREGHRVWMIAFGSGFKCNSAVWECIRPADHPDKAWAGCIHRYPVSKYPQTRT, encoded by the coding sequence ATGGGCCAAGCCATGCCCATTGCTGTGTTGGTCCTCGCAATGACCATCGTAGTACTCAATACCACACACCTGCTCAGCTTGTCACccatccacctcctccttgtcggcGTTCTTCCCGCCGTCGTGGCCGCGGCGTACCTCATGAACCGCCCCCGTACCGTGTACCTCGTCGATTACGCCTGCTTCCTCCCAAGTCCTAGCTGGCGTTTCCCCATCTCCACCTTCGTGGAGCACGTCCAGCTGATGCCCTTCTTTGACGACCCCAGCGTCCGCTTCATGGCGCGCACGCTCGACCGCAGCGGCATCGGCAACGAGACCAGCCTGCCCCCCGCGCAGCACCACATTCCACCGCGCATCAGTCTCAACGACTGCCGCGCCGAGGCGGAGCAGGTCATCTTCTCCGCGATCGACGACCTGTTCGCCAAGACGGGCATCGCCCCGGACACTGTCCAGGTGGTCGTCGTCAACTGCAGCGTGTTCGCCCCGGAGCCGTCCCTCGCGGACACGATCGTGCGCAGGTACGGGCTCCGCAGCGACGTCCGCAGCGTGAACCTGTCCGGGATGGGGTGCAGCGCGGGCGTGATCTCGGCCGGGCTGGCGGCCGGGCTGCTGCGGGCAATGCCCCGCGGCCGCggcgggcgcgccctggtggtgtCCACGGAGACCATCACGCCCAACTTCTACGTGGGCAAAGAGCGCGCCATGCAGCTCTCCAACGTGCTGTTCCGTGTGGGCGGTGCCGCGGCGCTGCTGTCGACGGCGGCCGAGGACAAGGCCAGGGCGCGGTTCCGGCTGGCGCACCTCGTGCGGACCACCACCGCCGGCGCGGACGAGGGCGCCTCCTACGGGTGCATCTTccaggaggaggacggcgagggcAACGCCGGCGTCAATTTATCCAAGGAGCTCCTGTCCGTCGCCGGCAACGCCCTGAAGGCCAACATCACGGAACTGGGCCCGCTGGTGCTCACGCTCTCGGAGCAGCTGCGCTTCCTGTGGTCTCTCGTCGCCCCGCGCAACCTGCGGAAGGTCAAGGGCAGGTGGAGGTGGGTGGTGAGGCCGCGCGTGCCTGACTTCCTCACGGCGGTGGACCACTTCTGCATCCACTCCGGCGGGCGCGCGGTGATCGACAAGGTGCAACGGAGCCTCGGGCTGTCGGACGTGCACGTGGAGCCGTCGCGCATGGCGCTCCACCGGTTCGGGAACACGTCCAGCAGTTCAGTGTGGTACGAGCTGGCGTACGTGGAGGCCAAGGGCAGGATGCGCGAGGGCCACCGGGTTTGGATGATCGCGTTTGGGTCCGGGTTCAAGTGCAACAGCGCCGTGTGGGAGTGCATCCGCCCCGCGGACCACCCGGACAAGGCGTGGGCCGGGTGCATACATCGCTACCCGGTCAGCAAATATCCACAGACACGGACATGA